Proteins co-encoded in one Girardinichthys multiradiatus isolate DD_20200921_A chromosome 11, DD_fGirMul_XY1, whole genome shotgun sequence genomic window:
- the LOC124875826 gene encoding dachshund homolog 2-like isoform X3 produces the protein MADPSNRTSTPPSEPAYSTPILGCSPRLSEAILSGRLPLGVNGASGSGAAPHAECRLVEVHGVKVASFTVDGAELICLPQVFELFLKHLVGGLHTVYTKLKRLRISPVVCTVEQVRVLRGLGAIQPGVNRCKLISKADFETLYRDCTSASSRPGRPPKRSLGLANLSDRSRLLPHCPLSPALLSQTGLTAAMAEALKMHKMRMMMSFHGNGDQQQQQSEVGSENEDTGGSEGSWEKKQHLLSPASSIVVPPAGSICLSNLQQHRSLLASRLTDLPFMVIPHPLLPVGLPPASVAMAMNQISQLSSLANMTAISQTKDNKVSPKGSPSLCPTSSDEDLLLQEPTSQSPFRASPSFSSSPPPPARTPELGNNTLHLPLLKPANDNMSLTQPPSFNHISNFLAPLLSAEGLSSMETLLTNIQVAVESAHSQITKSQMERKELKLELDKEQDARQTLQRQLSCELQTQVSMQRRLKKEKKAKKKLQEALDFESRRREQTQRLLRSKKTGCRKILLLLRRWCSSNLPCSSETSLTAGWRDEPMEG, from the exons ATGGCTGACCCATCGAACCGGACCTCCACACCTCCCTCTGAACCGGCTTACAGCACTCCGATCCTCGGCTGCTCCCCTCGGCTCTCCGAGGCGATCCTGAGCGGCAGACTCCCATTAGGAGTGAACGGAGCGAGCGGCAGCGGCGCGGCACCGCACGCGGAATGCCGCCTGGTGGAAGTTCACGGAGTGAAGGTGGCCTCCTTCACGGTGGACGGAGCGGAGCTGATCTGCCTGCCGCAGGTGTTCGAGCTGTTCCTGAAGCACCTGGTGGGGGGGCTGCACACCGTCTACACCAAGCTGAAGCGCCTGCGCATCAGCCCCGTGGTCTGCACCGTGGAGCAGGTGCGCGTCCTGCGCGGCCTCGGAGCCATCCAGCCCGGCGTGAACCGCTGCAAGCTCATCAGCAAGGCCGACTTCGAGACGCTGTACCGGGACTGCACCAGCGCCAG CTCTCGACCGGGTCGTCCTCCAAAGAGAAGTCTGGGTTTGGCCAACCTGAGTGATAGATCCAGGCTCCTCCCACACTGTCCGCTTAGCCCCGCCCTCCTGTCTCAGACAG GTCTGACAGCAGCAATGGCTGAAGCTCTGAAGATGCACaagatgaggatgatgatgagtTTCCATGGGAACGGTGATCAGCAGCAACAACAAAGTGAAGTAGGGTCAGAGAATGAGGACACAG GAGGCAGTGAAggatcatgggagaagaagcaACACCTCCTCTCCCCTGCCTCCTCAATTGTAGTGCCCCCTGCTGGTTCTATTTGCCTCAGCAATCTGCAGCAGCACCGCTCCCTGTTGGCTAGCC GGCTAACCGATCTTCCTTTTATGGTCATACCACACCCACTGCTTCCTGTGGGCCTGCCTCCTGCTagtgttgccatggcaatgaaCCAGATAAGTCAGCTGAGCAGTTTAGCTAATATGACGGCTATATCGCAGACAAAAGACAACAAG GTGTCTCCTAAAGGAAGCCCCTCCCTCTGCCCCACCTCCAGTGACGAAGACCTCCTCCTTCAGGAACCAACCAGCCAATCACCTTTCAGAGCGTCTCCATCTTTCTCTTCatcacctcctcctccagcacGCACACCAGAGCTGG GCAACAACACTTTGCACCTCCCCCTTCTTAAACCAGCCAATGACAACATGTCTCTCACCCAGCCGCCATCATTCAACCACATCAGCAACTTCTTAGCTCCGCTCCTATCAGCTGAGGGCCTGTCCTCCATGGAGACGCTGCTGACCAACATACAG GTGGCGGTGGAGAGCGCTCACTCTCAGATCACAAAGAGCCAGATGGAGAGGAAAGAGTTAAAATTGGAGCTGGACAAAGAACAAGACGCAAGACAGACTCTgcagagacagctgagctgTGAGCTGCAGACACAAG TGTCGATGCAGAGGAGACtgaagaaggagaagaaggCGAAGAAGAAGCTGCAGGAGGCACTGGACTTCGAGTCGAGGAGGAGAGAACAG ACCCAGCGACTCCTGAGATCAAAGAAAACAGGCTGCAGGAAGATTCTGCTGCTCTTG AGACGCTGGTGTTCATCAAACCTCCCCTGCTCCTCTGAAACATCACTCACTGCAGGATGGAGGGATGAACCCATGGAGGGATGA
- the LOC124875826 gene encoding dachshund homolog 2-like isoform X1, with the protein MADPSNRTSTPPSEPAYSTPILGCSPRLSEAILSGRLPLGVNGASGSGAAPHAECRLVEVHGVKVASFTVDGAELICLPQVFELFLKHLVGGLHTVYTKLKRLRISPVVCTVEQVRVLRGLGAIQPGVNRCKLISKADFETLYRDCTSASSRPGRPPKRSLGLANLSDRSRLLPHCPLSPALLSQTGLTAAMAEALKMHKMRMMMSFHGNGDQQQQQSEVGSENEDTGGSEGSWEKKQHLLSPASSIVVPPAGSICLSNLQQHRSLLASRLTDLPFMVIPHPLLPVGLPPASVAMAMNQISQLSSLANMTAISQTKDNKVSPKGSPSLCPTSSDEDLLLQEPTSQSPFRASPSFSSSPPPPARTPELGNNTLHLPLLKPANDNMSLTQPPSFNHISNFLAPLLSAEGLSSMETLLTNIQGLLKVAVESAHSQITKSQMERKELKLELDKEQDARQTLQRQLSCELQTQVSMQRRLKKEKKAKKKLQEALDFESRRREQTQRLLRSKKTGCRKILLLLRRWCSSNLPCSSETSLTAGWRDEPMEG; encoded by the exons ATGGCTGACCCATCGAACCGGACCTCCACACCTCCCTCTGAACCGGCTTACAGCACTCCGATCCTCGGCTGCTCCCCTCGGCTCTCCGAGGCGATCCTGAGCGGCAGACTCCCATTAGGAGTGAACGGAGCGAGCGGCAGCGGCGCGGCACCGCACGCGGAATGCCGCCTGGTGGAAGTTCACGGAGTGAAGGTGGCCTCCTTCACGGTGGACGGAGCGGAGCTGATCTGCCTGCCGCAGGTGTTCGAGCTGTTCCTGAAGCACCTGGTGGGGGGGCTGCACACCGTCTACACCAAGCTGAAGCGCCTGCGCATCAGCCCCGTGGTCTGCACCGTGGAGCAGGTGCGCGTCCTGCGCGGCCTCGGAGCCATCCAGCCCGGCGTGAACCGCTGCAAGCTCATCAGCAAGGCCGACTTCGAGACGCTGTACCGGGACTGCACCAGCGCCAG CTCTCGACCGGGTCGTCCTCCAAAGAGAAGTCTGGGTTTGGCCAACCTGAGTGATAGATCCAGGCTCCTCCCACACTGTCCGCTTAGCCCCGCCCTCCTGTCTCAGACAG GTCTGACAGCAGCAATGGCTGAAGCTCTGAAGATGCACaagatgaggatgatgatgagtTTCCATGGGAACGGTGATCAGCAGCAACAACAAAGTGAAGTAGGGTCAGAGAATGAGGACACAG GAGGCAGTGAAggatcatgggagaagaagcaACACCTCCTCTCCCCTGCCTCCTCAATTGTAGTGCCCCCTGCTGGTTCTATTTGCCTCAGCAATCTGCAGCAGCACCGCTCCCTGTTGGCTAGCC GGCTAACCGATCTTCCTTTTATGGTCATACCACACCCACTGCTTCCTGTGGGCCTGCCTCCTGCTagtgttgccatggcaatgaaCCAGATAAGTCAGCTGAGCAGTTTAGCTAATATGACGGCTATATCGCAGACAAAAGACAACAAG GTGTCTCCTAAAGGAAGCCCCTCCCTCTGCCCCACCTCCAGTGACGAAGACCTCCTCCTTCAGGAACCAACCAGCCAATCACCTTTCAGAGCGTCTCCATCTTTCTCTTCatcacctcctcctccagcacGCACACCAGAGCTGG GCAACAACACTTTGCACCTCCCCCTTCTTAAACCAGCCAATGACAACATGTCTCTCACCCAGCCGCCATCATTCAACCACATCAGCAACTTCTTAGCTCCGCTCCTATCAGCTGAGGGCCTGTCCTCCATGGAGACGCTGCTGACCAACATACAG GGCCTCCTGAAGGTGGCGGTGGAGAGCGCTCACTCTCAGATCACAAAGAGCCAGATGGAGAGGAAAGAGTTAAAATTGGAGCTGGACAAAGAACAAGACGCAAGACAGACTCTgcagagacagctgagctgTGAGCTGCAGACACAAG TGTCGATGCAGAGGAGACtgaagaaggagaagaaggCGAAGAAGAAGCTGCAGGAGGCACTGGACTTCGAGTCGAGGAGGAGAGAACAG ACCCAGCGACTCCTGAGATCAAAGAAAACAGGCTGCAGGAAGATTCTGCTGCTCTTG AGACGCTGGTGTTCATCAAACCTCCCCTGCTCCTCTGAAACATCACTCACTGCAGGATGGAGGGATGAACCCATGGAGGGATGA
- the LOC124875826 gene encoding dachshund homolog 2-like isoform X2 — MADPSNRTSTPPSEPAYSTPILGCSPRLSEAILSGRLPLGVNGASGSGAAPHAECRLVEVHGVKVASFTVDGAELICLPQVFELFLKHLVGGLHTVYTKLKRLRISPVVCTVEQVRVLRGLGAIQPGVNRCKLISKADFETLYRDCTSASSRPGRPPKRSLGLANLSDRSRLLPHCPLSPALLSQTGLTAAMAEALKMHKMRMMMSFHGNGDQQQQQSEVGSENEDTGGSEGSWEKKQHLLSPASSIVVPPAGSICLSNLQQHRSLLASRLTDLPFMVIPHPLLPVGLPPASVAMAMNQISQLSSLANMTAISQTKDNKVSPKGSPSLCPTSSDEDLLLQEPTSQSPFRASPSFSSSPPPPARTPELGNNTLHLPLLKPANDNMSLTQPPSFNHISNFLAPLLSAEGLSSMETLLTNIQGLLKVAVESAHSQITKSQMERKELKLELDKEQDARQTLQRQLSCELQTQVSMQRRLKKEKKAKKKLQEALDFESRRREQVEKSLKHSDSLTDPATPEIKENRLQEDSAALETLVFIKPPLLL, encoded by the exons ATGGCTGACCCATCGAACCGGACCTCCACACCTCCCTCTGAACCGGCTTACAGCACTCCGATCCTCGGCTGCTCCCCTCGGCTCTCCGAGGCGATCCTGAGCGGCAGACTCCCATTAGGAGTGAACGGAGCGAGCGGCAGCGGCGCGGCACCGCACGCGGAATGCCGCCTGGTGGAAGTTCACGGAGTGAAGGTGGCCTCCTTCACGGTGGACGGAGCGGAGCTGATCTGCCTGCCGCAGGTGTTCGAGCTGTTCCTGAAGCACCTGGTGGGGGGGCTGCACACCGTCTACACCAAGCTGAAGCGCCTGCGCATCAGCCCCGTGGTCTGCACCGTGGAGCAGGTGCGCGTCCTGCGCGGCCTCGGAGCCATCCAGCCCGGCGTGAACCGCTGCAAGCTCATCAGCAAGGCCGACTTCGAGACGCTGTACCGGGACTGCACCAGCGCCAG CTCTCGACCGGGTCGTCCTCCAAAGAGAAGTCTGGGTTTGGCCAACCTGAGTGATAGATCCAGGCTCCTCCCACACTGTCCGCTTAGCCCCGCCCTCCTGTCTCAGACAG GTCTGACAGCAGCAATGGCTGAAGCTCTGAAGATGCACaagatgaggatgatgatgagtTTCCATGGGAACGGTGATCAGCAGCAACAACAAAGTGAAGTAGGGTCAGAGAATGAGGACACAG GAGGCAGTGAAggatcatgggagaagaagcaACACCTCCTCTCCCCTGCCTCCTCAATTGTAGTGCCCCCTGCTGGTTCTATTTGCCTCAGCAATCTGCAGCAGCACCGCTCCCTGTTGGCTAGCC GGCTAACCGATCTTCCTTTTATGGTCATACCACACCCACTGCTTCCTGTGGGCCTGCCTCCTGCTagtgttgccatggcaatgaaCCAGATAAGTCAGCTGAGCAGTTTAGCTAATATGACGGCTATATCGCAGACAAAAGACAACAAG GTGTCTCCTAAAGGAAGCCCCTCCCTCTGCCCCACCTCCAGTGACGAAGACCTCCTCCTTCAGGAACCAACCAGCCAATCACCTTTCAGAGCGTCTCCATCTTTCTCTTCatcacctcctcctccagcacGCACACCAGAGCTGG GCAACAACACTTTGCACCTCCCCCTTCTTAAACCAGCCAATGACAACATGTCTCTCACCCAGCCGCCATCATTCAACCACATCAGCAACTTCTTAGCTCCGCTCCTATCAGCTGAGGGCCTGTCCTCCATGGAGACGCTGCTGACCAACATACAG GGCCTCCTGAAGGTGGCGGTGGAGAGCGCTCACTCTCAGATCACAAAGAGCCAGATGGAGAGGAAAGAGTTAAAATTGGAGCTGGACAAAGAACAAGACGCAAGACAGACTCTgcagagacagctgagctgTGAGCTGCAGACACAAG TGTCGATGCAGAGGAGACtgaagaaggagaagaaggCGAAGAAGAAGCTGCAGGAGGCACTGGACTTCGAGTCGAGGAGGAGAGAACAGGTGGAGAAATCTCTGAAACACTCTGACTCTCTGACAG ACCCAGCGACTCCTGAGATCAAAGAAAACAGGCTGCAGGAAGATTCTGCTGCTCTTG AGACGCTGGTGTTCATCAAACCTCCCCTGCTCCTCTGA